The Paeniglutamicibacter sulfureus genome includes a region encoding these proteins:
- the groL gene encoding chaperonin GroEL (60 kDa chaperone family; promotes refolding of misfolded polypeptides especially under stressful conditions; forms two stacked rings of heptamers to form a barrel-shaped 14mer; ends can be capped by GroES; misfolded proteins enter the barrel where they are refolded when GroES binds): MAKIIAFDEEARRGLERGLNILADAVKVTLGPRGRNVVLEKKWGAPTITNDGVSIAKEIELEDPYEKIGAELVKEVAKKTDDVAGDGTTTATVLAQALVKEGLRNVAAGADPLSLKRGIEKAVEAVTVELLASAKEIETKEEIAATASISAGDNEIGALIAEALDKVGKEGVITVEESNTFGLELELTEGMRFDKGYISAYFVTDNERQETVLEDPYILIVNSKITNVKDMVSILEKVMQSNKPLLIIAEDIEGEALATLIVNKIRGLFKSVAVKAPGFGDRRKAMLADIAILTGGQVISEEIGLKLENATIDLLGSARKVVVTKDETTIVEGAGDAEEIAGRVNQIRAEIENSDSDYDREKLQERLAKLAGGVAVIKAGAATEVELKERKHRIEDAVRNAKAAVEEGIVAGGGVALIQAGAAAFAKLELTGDEATGANIVRVAIEAPLKQIAFNAGMEPGVVADKVKGLPAGHGLNAATGVYEDLLAAGVNDPVKVTRSALQNAASIAGLFLTTEAVVADKPVPAGAAAPGGDDMGGMGGMGGF, encoded by the coding sequence ATGGCCAAAATCATTGCATTTGACGAGGAAGCACGCCGCGGCCTTGAGCGCGGCCTGAACATCCTGGCCGACGCCGTCAAGGTCACCCTTGGCCCGCGTGGTCGCAACGTCGTTCTGGAAAAGAAGTGGGGCGCCCCCACGATCACCAACGACGGTGTCTCCATTGCCAAGGAGATCGAGCTCGAGGATCCGTACGAGAAGATCGGTGCGGAACTCGTCAAGGAAGTTGCCAAGAAGACCGATGACGTCGCAGGCGACGGCACCACCACCGCAACCGTCCTGGCACAGGCACTGGTCAAGGAAGGCCTGCGCAACGTTGCCGCCGGCGCCGACCCGCTGTCCCTGAAGCGCGGCATCGAGAAGGCCGTCGAGGCCGTCACCGTTGAGCTCTTGGCTTCCGCCAAGGAAATCGAAACCAAGGAAGAGATCGCCGCCACCGCATCGATCTCCGCCGGCGACAACGAAATCGGCGCCCTGATCGCCGAGGCACTGGACAAGGTCGGCAAGGAAGGTGTCATCACCGTCGAGGAGTCGAACACCTTCGGACTCGAGCTTGAGCTCACCGAGGGCATGCGCTTCGACAAGGGCTACATCTCGGCCTACTTCGTCACCGACAACGAGCGTCAGGAAACGGTCCTTGAGGATCCGTACATCCTGATCGTCAACTCGAAGATCACCAACGTCAAGGACATGGTTTCGATCCTTGAGAAGGTCATGCAGTCGAACAAGCCGCTGCTGATCATCGCCGAGGACATCGAGGGCGAAGCCCTTGCCACCCTGATCGTGAACAAGATCCGTGGCCTGTTCAAGTCCGTCGCCGTCAAGGCACCGGGCTTCGGCGACCGCCGCAAGGCCATGCTGGCCGACATCGCCATCCTCACCGGTGGCCAGGTCATCTCCGAGGAAATCGGCCTGAAGCTCGAAAACGCCACCATCGACCTGCTGGGCTCCGCCCGCAAGGTCGTTGTCACCAAGGACGAGACCACCATCGTCGAGGGTGCAGGCGACGCCGAGGAGATCGCCGGTCGCGTGAACCAGATTCGCGCCGAGATCGAGAACTCCGATTCGGACTACGACCGCGAGAAGCTGCAGGAACGTCTGGCCAAGCTGGCCGGCGGCGTTGCAGTCATCAAGGCCGGTGCCGCTACCGAGGTCGAGCTCAAGGAACGCAAGCACCGCATCGAAGATGCAGTGCGCAACGCCAAGGCTGCCGTTGAAGAAGGCATCGTTGCCGGTGGCGGCGTGGCCCTCATCCAGGCTGGCGCTGCAGCATTCGCCAAGCTGGAATTGACCGGCGACGAAGCAACCGGTGCGAACATCGTCCGCGTTGCCATCGAGGCTCCGCTGAAGCAGATCGCCTTCAACGCCGGCATGGAGCCGGGCGTTGTCGCCGACAAGGTCAAGGGCCTGCCTGCCGGTCACGGCCTGAACGCAGCCACCGGCGTCTACGAGGACCTCCTCGCAGCCGGCGTGAACGACCCGGTAAAGGTTACGCGCTCTGCCCTGCAGAACGCCGCTTCCATTGCCGGCCTGTTCCTGACCACCGAAGCCGTTGTCGCTGACAAGCCGGTTCCGGCCGGCGCAGCAGCACCGGGTGGCGACGACATGGGTGGCATGGGCGGCATGGGCGGATTCTAA
- a CDS encoding phosphotransferase: protein MTHIEVPLVGGNAAGEVVRVGSTVRKPWLESTPSVHRFMAHLREHGLSEVPRPLGRDRQGRQITEFVSGAPAPHDRPLAQKPLEEAGDLIRRIHDASASFKRSTDDCWSTLIQAPREDLICHNDLAPWNLVGGDRRAFIDWDGAGPSTRLWDLAYAAQSLAFLVSGEDPDQAAARLRTLVVNGYRADADLRAKLPAAMGERTEAMYGFLRDAHLKDVQPWGRMFASGHGRHWADAARFVRKHEALWASSLAL, encoded by the coding sequence GTGACCCACATCGAAGTGCCGCTGGTCGGCGGGAACGCCGCCGGTGAGGTGGTGCGCGTCGGTTCCACAGTGCGCAAGCCCTGGCTAGAAAGCACGCCATCGGTTCACAGGTTCATGGCCCACCTCCGTGAGCATGGGCTGTCCGAGGTCCCACGGCCATTGGGCCGGGATAGGCAAGGCCGGCAAATTACGGAATTTGTTTCCGGTGCCCCAGCGCCCCACGACCGGCCCCTGGCGCAGAAACCCCTGGAAGAAGCAGGGGACCTGATACGCCGGATCCATGACGCCTCCGCAAGCTTCAAGCGATCCACGGACGACTGCTGGTCCACCCTGATCCAGGCACCCCGTGAGGACCTGATCTGCCACAACGACCTGGCACCCTGGAACCTGGTTGGCGGGGACCGCCGGGCCTTCATCGACTGGGACGGTGCGGGGCCAAGCACGCGTCTCTGGGATCTGGCCTATGCTGCCCAGTCGCTTGCCTTTCTTGTCTCCGGTGAGGATCCAGACCAGGCCGCGGCGCGGTTGCGGACGTTGGTCGTAAACGGTTACCGGGCCGATGCCGATCTGCGCGCCAAGCTGCCGGCGGCAATGGGCGAACGCACCGAAGCGATGTACGGCTTTCTTCGCGACGCCCATCTCAAGGACGTCCAGCCGTGGGGCCGGATGTTCGCCAGCGGGCATGGCCGGCATTGGGCCGATGCCGCCAGGTTCGTGAGGAAACACGAAGCGCTCTGGGCGTCTTCCCTTGCGCTTTAG
- a CDS encoding DUF4031 domain-containing protein, whose protein sequence is MSILIDPPFWPAHGTLFSHLVSDASLDELHEFAREQGLPERAFDRDHYDVPQKRYDDLVAAGAVPLPATELVRRLIASGLRVRAKERPERLDAVLLARWDNLGLNDPGLGRELLGCWSQEQRVYHDRAHLLAVLTALDALTGGAASAQSHLSVYLAAWFHDAVYRGTATDEDESAALAAARLPDQGIGSSVVDEVVRLVLLTKTHKPAPGDVAGALLCDADLEVLARPAAAYRRYTVAVRREYAHVPDADFARGRSAILRALLAGGSLYSSDRGRALWEEAARANLVAELKDLEALAP, encoded by the coding sequence GTGTCCATCCTCATTGATCCCCCGTTCTGGCCGGCCCACGGAACGCTCTTTTCGCATTTGGTCTCCGATGCGTCGCTGGACGAATTGCACGAATTTGCCAGGGAACAGGGCCTGCCCGAGCGCGCCTTCGACCGCGACCACTATGACGTGCCGCAAAAGCGCTACGACGACCTGGTCGCGGCCGGGGCCGTCCCGCTCCCGGCCACCGAGCTGGTGCGGCGGCTCATAGCCTCGGGGTTGCGCGTGCGGGCCAAGGAACGGCCCGAGCGCCTCGACGCGGTGCTGCTCGCGCGCTGGGACAACTTGGGCCTCAATGACCCGGGCTTGGGCCGCGAACTGCTGGGGTGCTGGAGCCAAGAGCAGCGCGTCTACCACGACAGGGCACACCTGCTGGCGGTCCTGACGGCCCTGGACGCCCTGACGGGCGGGGCCGCCTCCGCGCAGTCACACCTGTCGGTGTATCTGGCGGCTTGGTTCCACGACGCGGTGTACCGCGGCACGGCAACCGATGAAGATGAATCTGCCGCGCTGGCCGCGGCACGCTTACCGGACCAAGGCATCGGCTCATCCGTGGTGGACGAGGTCGTGCGCCTGGTCCTGCTGACCAAGACGCACAAGCCCGCACCCGGCGATGTCGCCGGGGCCCTGCTCTGCGACGCGGACCTGGAGGTCCTGGCCCGTCCGGCGGCCGCCTACCGGCGATACACCGTGGCCGTGCGCCGCGAGTACGCCCACGTGCCTGACGCCGATTTTGCCCGCGGGCGTTCAGCGATCCTGCGCGCATTGCTGGCCGGCGGCTCGCTCTACTCCAGTGACAGGGGCCGGGCGTTGTGGGAAGAAGCCGCTCGGGCCAACCTCGTGGCTGAGCTTAAGGACCTGGAAGCCCTCGCCCCATAG
- a CDS encoding WXG100 family type VII secretion target: MSTFAANTNEMQARSMNLHATIERVRAEVNSLTSSLQDLQGTWQGAASTNFQSVVADWRNTQARVEESLSSIGTALNRASVQYDEAEAANASLFTY, translated from the coding sequence ATGAGCACCTTTGCCGCCAACACCAACGAAATGCAGGCCCGGTCCATGAACCTGCATGCCACCATCGAGCGCGTGCGGGCGGAGGTGAACTCGCTGACCTCCTCGCTGCAGGACCTCCAGGGCACCTGGCAGGGAGCGGCCTCGACCAACTTCCAGTCCGTGGTGGCCGACTGGCGCAACACCCAGGCACGCGTCGAGGAATCCCTCTCCTCCATCGGCACCGCGCTGAACCGGGCCTCTGTGCAATACGACGAGGCGGAAGCCGCCAACGCCTCCCTGTTCACGTACTGA
- a CDS encoding sensor histidine kinase, giving the protein MSLRTKLVALMSSLMILGIVVTAVGSAQSLRLMLTAQLDTDLRSNSATITATMLNDYAGIANINPKSNGLARFYGDLRNESAEILYTMPRRAAPDNKPLDAPAVDAQVIERLREDPAASLSVPGSTLGSAGWRVRIVDLPRTDYDLIYALPMTSVQDTVTKATMLVMSTGMLATLLMSMIAYGITTRALLPLLRVERTAAAIAAGDLSRRVEDYPPETEVGRLSRSLNAMLAHIEHAFRGRAASERKMRRFVQDASHELRTPLVTIQGYSEFYRQGGLNDPEMLRTAMGRIEAESKRMAQLVEDLLTLARLDEQRPLDRKPIDLLLLAGDAAEDTRVNAVNRKVRLIGLDGGAPQPAPTSGDEARLRQVVANLMTNALRYTPEGSDIEIAVGVKPVIDGRSDAVLEIRDHGPGISEEDAGRVFERFYRADSSRQRETGGTGLGLAIVAAIAAQHDGSIRLSETPGGGATMSIHLPYVKPEDDPAEDEDD; this is encoded by the coding sequence GTGTCGTTGCGGACCAAGCTCGTGGCGCTCATGAGCTCCCTGATGATCCTGGGGATCGTGGTCACGGCCGTCGGCTCTGCCCAGTCGCTGCGGCTGATGCTCACCGCGCAGCTGGACACTGACCTGAGGTCCAACAGCGCTACGATCACTGCCACCATGCTCAATGACTATGCGGGCATTGCCAATATCAACCCCAAGTCCAACGGGCTCGCCCGTTTCTACGGGGATCTGCGCAACGAATCGGCCGAAATCCTCTACACCATGCCGCGCCGTGCCGCGCCGGACAACAAGCCGCTGGATGCCCCGGCTGTCGATGCGCAGGTCATCGAGCGCTTGCGGGAGGACCCCGCAGCCTCGCTCTCGGTGCCCGGCAGCACCCTGGGCTCCGCCGGGTGGCGGGTGCGCATCGTGGACCTACCGCGCACCGACTACGACCTCATCTATGCCCTGCCGATGACCTCGGTGCAGGACACCGTCACCAAGGCAACGATGCTGGTGATGTCCACCGGAATGCTGGCCACGCTGCTGATGTCGATGATCGCCTACGGGATCACCACCCGGGCGCTGCTGCCGTTGCTGCGCGTTGAACGCACGGCGGCGGCCATTGCCGCCGGGGACCTGTCCCGCCGCGTGGAGGACTACCCTCCGGAGACCGAGGTCGGGCGGCTCTCGCGCTCGCTCAACGCCATGTTGGCGCACATCGAACACGCCTTCCGCGGGCGTGCCGCTTCCGAACGCAAGATGCGAAGATTCGTCCAGGACGCCTCCCACGAACTGCGCACCCCGTTGGTGACCATCCAGGGGTACTCCGAGTTCTACCGGCAGGGCGGGCTCAACGACCCGGAAATGCTGCGCACCGCCATGGGGCGCATCGAGGCCGAGTCCAAGCGCATGGCCCAGCTCGTCGAGGACCTGCTGACCCTGGCGCGGCTCGACGAGCAGCGCCCGCTGGACCGCAAGCCCATCGATTTGCTCCTGCTGGCCGGTGACGCCGCCGAGGACACCCGGGTCAATGCCGTGAACCGCAAGGTGCGCCTGATCGGCCTGGATGGCGGGGCCCCGCAACCTGCACCCACTTCCGGGGACGAGGCCCGGCTGCGGCAGGTGGTGGCGAACCTGATGACCAACGCGCTGCGCTACACCCCCGAGGGCAGCGACATCGAGATCGCCGTGGGCGTCAAGCCGGTCATCGACGGAAGGTCCGATGCGGTGCTGGAAATCCGCGACCACGGCCCGGGGATTTCCGAGGAGGATGCGGGACGGGTGTTTGAGCGGTTCTACCGCGCCGATTCCTCGCGCCAGCGCGAGACCGGCGGCACCGGGCTGGGGTTGGCCATTGTCGCGGCGATTGCCGCGCAGCATGACGGCTCCATTCGACTCAGCGAGACCCCCGGCGGCGGGGCCACCATGTCGATCCACCTGCCCTACGTCAAACCCGAGGACGACCCGGCCGAGGATGAGGACGACTGA
- a CDS encoding response regulator transcription factor: MNAKTPEAKLLVVDDEPNIRELLSTSLRFAGFEVVAAANGREALAAVEADTPDLAVLDVMLPDMDGFTITRRLRAAGKHFPVLFLTARDDTEDKVTGLTVGGDDYVTKPFSLDEVVARIRAVLRRTQPAEEDSAIIRVDDLELDDDAHEVRRSGEVIELSPTEFKLLRYLMMNPNRVLSKAQILDHVWEYDFNGDASIVESYISYLRRKIDSRAEWPSLIQTKRGVGYLMRTADRR, translated from the coding sequence ATGAATGCCAAAACCCCCGAAGCGAAGCTCCTGGTCGTCGACGACGAACCGAACATCCGCGAATTGCTCTCCACCTCCCTGCGTTTCGCGGGCTTCGAGGTGGTTGCCGCGGCGAACGGCCGCGAGGCCCTGGCAGCCGTGGAGGCCGACACCCCCGATCTGGCGGTGCTCGACGTGATGCTCCCGGACATGGACGGATTCACCATCACCCGCAGGCTGCGCGCCGCGGGCAAGCACTTCCCGGTCCTTTTCCTCACCGCACGCGACGACACCGAGGACAAGGTCACCGGGTTGACCGTCGGCGGGGACGACTACGTCACCAAGCCCTTCAGCCTCGACGAGGTGGTCGCCCGCATCCGTGCCGTGCTCCGGCGTACCCAGCCGGCCGAGGAAGACAGCGCTATCATCCGGGTGGATGACCTCGAGCTGGATGACGACGCGCACGAGGTCCGCCGCTCCGGCGAGGTCATCGAGCTTTCGCCCACCGAATTCAAGTTGTTGCGCTACCTGATGATGAATCCCAACCGGGTGCTGTCCAAGGCACAGATCCTTGACCACGTATGGGAATACGACTTCAACGGGGACGCTTCCATCGTGGAGTCCTACATTTCCTATCTGCGCCGCAAGATCGATTCCCGCGCCGAGTGGCCCTCGCTGATCCAGACCAAGCGCGGCGTCGGGTACCTCATGCGCACCGCCGACCGCCGCTAA
- a CDS encoding cold-shock protein produces MPTGKVKWYEPSKGFGFLVTDEGQEVYLNASALPVGTTELRPGTRMEFGVAEGRKGAQALSVRIIDDAPSVARAKRKPAEDTAVLIEDLIKVLDSVSNGLRRGRYPEKAQGAKVAAVLRAVADDLDA; encoded by the coding sequence GTGCCAACCGGCAAAGTGAAGTGGTACGAGCCCTCCAAGGGGTTCGGGTTCCTGGTGACCGACGAAGGCCAGGAAGTGTACTTGAATGCCTCGGCGCTGCCCGTGGGCACGACCGAGCTGCGACCGGGTACCCGCATGGAATTCGGTGTCGCCGAAGGCCGCAAGGGTGCCCAGGCCCTGAGCGTTCGCATCATTGACGACGCACCCTCGGTGGCCCGCGCCAAGCGCAAGCCTGCCGAGGACACCGCGGTGCTGATCGAAGACCTCATCAAAGTGCTCGACTCGGTCTCCAACGGACTGCGCAGGGGCCGTTACCCCGAAAAAGCCCAAGGCGCCAAGGTTGCAGCAGTGCTGCGCGCCGTAGCCGACGATTTGGATGCCTGA
- a CDS encoding DUF3027 domain-containing protein — MSRKVMLDTTLAKAVDQARKALLEITDEATIGEYQEAVNDGERLVTHRFDVLLPGYEGWSWFATLTRIPRAQAKDLTVCEVGILPGEDALLAPAWVPWAERVRPEEMDAERQAAEDAAAVADGIAEASAPEGSDNSAPSGTEEESAETETESAAATDEVASDEDVWDEDAK; from the coding sequence ATGTCCCGCAAAGTAATGCTCGATACGACACTGGCCAAGGCCGTGGACCAGGCGCGCAAGGCGCTGCTGGAAATCACCGACGAGGCAACGATCGGTGAATACCAGGAAGCCGTGAACGACGGCGAACGCCTGGTGACCCACCGATTTGACGTGTTGCTCCCCGGCTACGAGGGCTGGAGTTGGTTTGCCACGCTGACCCGCATCCCGCGTGCCCAGGCCAAGGACCTCACGGTGTGCGAGGTCGGGATCCTTCCCGGCGAGGACGCACTGCTGGCCCCGGCCTGGGTGCCGTGGGCCGAGCGAGTTCGACCGGAGGAAATGGACGCCGAGCGCCAGGCCGCCGAGGACGCCGCCGCAGTTGCGGACGGCATCGCCGAAGCTTCGGCTCCGGAGGGCTCGGACAATTCCGCCCCCTCAGGCACGGAGGAAGAATCCGCGGAAACCGAGACCGAATCCGCGGCCGCGACGGACGAAGTCGCCTCCGATGAAGACGTCTGGGACGAAGATGCCAAATAG
- the serC gene encoding phosphoserine transaminase, with protein MSTGVTIPQDLLPVDGRFGAGPSKVRPEQIQALIDAGTQLLGTSHRQAPVKNLVRDIQEGLKTFFNAPADYEVVLGVGGSTAFWDIAAFGLVRHKAQHLSFGEFGSKFAAATNKAPFLEPSSIIVSEPGTRPVPVAEAGVDVYAWPQNETSTGVAAPVHRVEGADEGSLVLIDATSAAGGLDVDVSQADVYYFAPQKNFASDGGLWIALFSPAAIARAEEIAASGRWIPDFLSLKTAIDNSRLNQTYNTPALSTLVTLNAQVQWLNANGGLAFAAARTADSASRIYDWAEASEVATPYVTAPGERSNVIATIDFDDSIDAAAVAKTLRANGVVDVEPYRKLGRNQLRVATFVAIEPEDVSSLLKCIEYVLKNS; from the coding sequence ATGAGCACCGGCGTGACCATCCCCCAAGACCTTTTGCCCGTGGACGGACGATTCGGCGCAGGACCTTCCAAGGTCCGCCCCGAACAGATCCAGGCTCTCATCGATGCCGGCACGCAACTCCTGGGGACCTCTCACCGCCAGGCCCCGGTGAAGAACCTGGTCCGCGACATCCAGGAAGGCCTCAAGACGTTCTTCAACGCCCCGGCCGACTACGAAGTGGTCCTGGGCGTGGGCGGATCCACCGCGTTCTGGGACATTGCCGCATTCGGCCTGGTCCGCCACAAGGCCCAGCACCTCTCCTTTGGCGAGTTCGGCTCGAAGTTCGCCGCCGCAACCAACAAGGCGCCCTTCCTTGAGCCGTCCTCCATCATCGTCTCCGAACCAGGCACCCGGCCTGTTCCCGTGGCCGAGGCAGGCGTGGATGTATACGCTTGGCCCCAAAACGAGACCTCCACGGGCGTCGCTGCACCGGTTCACCGCGTTGAAGGCGCCGACGAGGGATCGCTTGTCCTCATCGACGCGACCTCCGCAGCCGGCGGACTGGACGTCGACGTCTCGCAGGCAGATGTGTACTACTTCGCCCCGCAGAAGAACTTCGCCTCCGATGGCGGCTTGTGGATTGCGCTCTTCTCCCCCGCGGCCATCGCCCGCGCCGAGGAAATTGCCGCCTCCGGCCGCTGGATCCCGGACTTCCTGAGCCTGAAGACGGCGATCGACAACTCGCGCCTGAACCAGACGTACAACACCCCGGCCCTGTCCACCTTGGTCACTCTCAACGCCCAGGTGCAGTGGCTCAACGCCAACGGCGGCCTGGCGTTCGCCGCAGCCCGCACCGCGGACTCGGCCTCCCGCATCTACGACTGGGCCGAGGCTTCCGAAGTGGCGACCCCGTACGTCACCGCCCCCGGGGAACGCTCCAACGTCATTGCCACGATCGACTTCGACGATTCGATCGATGCCGCTGCGGTGGCCAAGACCCTGCGCGCCAACGGCGTGGTCGATGTCGAGCCGTACCGCAAGCTCGGCCGCAACCAGCTGCGCGTGGCGACCTTCGTCGCCATTGAGCCCGAGGACGTTTCGTCCCTGCTCAAGTGCATCGAATACGTGCTGAAGAACAGCTAG
- a CDS encoding metal-dependent transcriptional regulator yields MSDLIDTTEMYLRTILELQEEGIIALRARIAERLGHSGPTVSQTVARMERDGLVVVTTDRHLELTSHGAEVATGVMRKHRLAERLLADVIGLEWEYVHEEACRWEHVMSERVEQRLFKLLGSPESSPYGNPIPGLETLGGPELGEISIRVQSLDSALVDGNTGPVRVERLAETIQVEPELLVQLDEGGIRPGALVTLERAGDYVVVRVQGIEGALELPTEVSAHVFVRRMD; encoded by the coding sequence GTGTCAGATTTGATCGATACCACCGAAATGTACCTGCGCACCATCCTGGAACTCCAGGAAGAGGGCATCATTGCCCTGCGCGCGCGCATTGCCGAGCGACTGGGGCACTCCGGGCCCACGGTTTCACAGACGGTGGCCCGCATGGAGCGCGACGGACTGGTCGTGGTGACCACCGACCGCCACCTCGAACTGACCTCACATGGCGCAGAAGTTGCAACGGGCGTGATGCGCAAGCACCGTCTGGCCGAACGCCTGCTCGCCGACGTCATTGGCTTGGAGTGGGAGTACGTCCATGAAGAGGCCTGCCGTTGGGAGCACGTGATGAGCGAGCGCGTGGAGCAGCGCCTGTTCAAGTTGCTCGGTTCGCCCGAGTCCTCTCCCTATGGAAATCCGATCCCCGGGCTCGAGACACTGGGAGGGCCGGAACTGGGTGAAATCTCGATACGTGTCCAAAGTCTCGATTCGGCCCTGGTCGACGGGAATACGGGCCCGGTCCGCGTCGAGCGACTGGCCGAAACCATCCAGGTGGAACCCGAGCTGCTGGTGCAGCTCGATGAGGGCGGCATCCGCCCAGGCGCCCTAGTCACCCTCGAACGGGCCGGCGATTACGTCGTTGTTCGGGTGCAGGGGATCGAGGGCGCGCTGGAGCTTCCGACGGAAGTCAGCGCCCACGTGTTTGTCCGCCGCATGGATTGA
- a CDS encoding M23 family metallopeptidase → MDTALSGENTSRRSGRRALSAVPDSVETPDNTQYTGRRFVAGLRYGVSPDADAIAATEIPVALAAPAAPVAAPAEVDELDNVLKFAPRAQRPRLGFTHKLAAVAAVSGLAFAAASPAKEAETAAAGSDRVAQSVVVDVMAPADDEVKIERASLTSEFTEEDKLATVLTAAGGDVTKLAAEGVLAQPVDSIRLTSRFGHRKNPTGPGYMNHNGLDYAVPMGTPIKASAAGTVVQAAWAGHSGFRVEIDHGNGLHTSYNHNSSLKVSVGQKVKRGEVVSLSGSTGNSTGPHLHLEVIVNGKWVNPEAWL, encoded by the coding sequence GTGGACACCGCCCTGAGTGGTGAAAACACTTCCCGACGTTCCGGTCGACGCGCCCTGAGCGCGGTCCCTGATTCCGTCGAGACCCCTGACAACACGCAGTACACCGGCCGCCGCTTCGTAGCGGGCCTGCGCTATGGCGTATCCCCGGACGCGGACGCAATTGCCGCCACCGAAATTCCCGTCGCCCTGGCTGCGCCGGCAGCACCCGTTGCCGCCCCGGCCGAGGTCGACGAACTGGACAATGTCCTGAAGTTCGCCCCCCGGGCCCAGCGCCCCCGCCTTGGCTTCACGCACAAGCTGGCGGCAGTCGCCGCCGTTTCCGGTCTGGCGTTCGCCGCAGCCTCTCCCGCAAAGGAAGCCGAAACGGCAGCCGCGGGATCCGACCGCGTCGCCCAGTCCGTCGTGGTCGACGTCATGGCTCCGGCCGACGACGAGGTCAAGATCGAGCGAGCGTCGCTGACCAGCGAGTTCACCGAGGAAGACAAGCTGGCAACGGTCTTGACCGCAGCCGGCGGAGACGTCACCAAGCTGGCCGCCGAAGGAGTCTTGGCCCAGCCGGTGGACAGCATCCGGTTGACCTCGCGCTTCGGCCACCGCAAGAATCCGACCGGTCCGGGGTACATGAACCACAACGGCTTGGACTACGCAGTTCCCATGGGCACGCCGATCAAGGCAAGCGCCGCCGGCACCGTCGTGCAGGCCGCCTGGGCCGGCCACTCGGGCTTCCGTGTGGAGATCGACCACGGCAACGGACTGCACACCAGCTACAACCACAATTCGTCGCTGAAGGTTTCGGTGGGCCAGAAGGTCAAGCGCGGCGAAGTCGTCTCCTTGAGCGGCAGCACGGGCAACTCAACCGGCCCCCACCTGCACCTGGAAGTCATCGTCAACGGCAAGTGGGTAAACCCCGAGGCCTGGTTATAA
- a CDS encoding C40 family peptidase, whose product MTTRQALGRHRATPVRTNPLESISKAVASNAGSVGRQAAVIAAASGLVLTLGVPAQGDVSREASAVPVEGLSAERVAVKAVSVAASKAKDLNIERAAFTSKPAPAPVVVAVSNEVSERSNDTAPVTRSSSNSDAMAPVTRSNRDSTPKASEAPKVKSDSMNTANLSGIAATAAKYVGVPYVWGGNTPSGWDCSGFVKYVYAKHGINIARGTSAIRASGQFVRTSSPKPGDLVFQNGGGHVGIYLGGGKMIGAQNPTVDTMLHDVSRNPLYGYYTLKG is encoded by the coding sequence GTGACTACACGTCAAGCATTGGGCCGCCACCGCGCGACCCCGGTTCGGACCAACCCACTCGAATCCATCTCGAAGGCAGTTGCCTCGAACGCTGGTTCGGTTGGACGCCAGGCAGCAGTGATTGCAGCCGCATCAGGCCTCGTGCTCACTTTGGGCGTTCCGGCCCAGGGTGATGTTTCCCGCGAAGCAAGCGCAGTTCCCGTTGAAGGCCTCTCAGCAGAGCGTGTAGCCGTCAAGGCCGTTTCGGTCGCGGCTTCCAAGGCCAAGGACCTGAACATCGAACGCGCAGCGTTCACCTCCAAGCCGGCGCCCGCGCCGGTTGTCGTCGCCGTTTCCAACGAGGTTTCCGAGCGCTCCAACGACACCGCCCCGGTGACCCGTTCCAGCAGCAACTCGGACGCCATGGCGCCGGTGACCCGCTCGAACCGCGACTCCACCCCTAAGGCCTCCGAGGCCCCCAAGGTGAAGAGCGACTCGATGAACACCGCCAACCTGTCCGGCATCGCGGCAACCGCGGCCAAGTACGTCGGCGTTCCGTATGTATGGGGCGGCAACACCCCCTCGGGCTGGGACTGCTCGGGCTTCGTCAAGTACGTCTACGCAAAGCACGGCATCAACATCGCCCGCGGCACCTCGGCTATCCGCGCTTCGGGCCAGTTCGTGCGCACCAGCTCCCCGAAGCCGGGTGACCTCGTCTTCCAGAACGGTGGCGGACACGTCGGCATCTACCTCGGCGGCGGCAAGATGATCGGTGCCCAGAACCCGACTGTCGACACCATGCTTCACGACGTTTCCCGCAACCCGCTCTACGGTTACTACACCCTCAAGGGCTAA